A stretch of DNA from Pseudomonas sp. HN11:
GGCCGCCGTCGGCACCTGCAATTGCGGGTCGGCATCGCTCCACTGGGCGTAGGCCAGGTAATGCACCGGAAACAACCGGTAACCGCCGAGAATCTGCCGGTCCATTTCTGCGGCCAGCAGCTTGGTGTCTTCGAAACGCTCGGTAATCGGTGGCGCGAAGTTGATGTGCACCCGACCCTTGTAGCCGGTGATGCCCAGCGCGATGCTTACGTCATCCTCACCCGGCGCTTTGCTGTAGGTGCCGGTGGTTGCGCGAATGTACAACTCGCGAGCCTTGGCCGTATCGCACGGGTCGTATTCGTAGCTGATGGACACCGGCGTCAGGTTCAACGACTGGATCACCTCGGCAAACGGCTCATCCTTGCGGCTGACGTGGAACATCTTGAGAATCGCCGACTCGGTGCGATCATCCCCATCCTTTGCGCGCCCTTCGGCCTGGGCGATCCAGATCGATGCACCGTCGTTGCGGATCGAATGGTTGATGTAGGCCGACAGCAGGTTATAGGCCGCCATCTTCTCCTTTCGCCCGGTGATCGAGCGATGCACGATGAAGCTTTTGTTCAGGCGCATCAGGTCGCTGACGAATGGCTTTTGCAGCAGGTTGTCGCCGATGGCGATGCGTGGCGTCGGCAAGCCGGCGTGGTACACGGCATAGTTGACGAAGGCGGGGTCCATCACGATATCGCGGTGGTTGGCCAGGAACAGGTAAGCCGTGCCCGACTTGAGCTGCTCGACGCCGGTGTAGGTCACGCCGTCGGTCGCCCGGTCGATGGTGTGGTCGACGTAGTACTCGACTTTGTCCTGCAGCGTGGCCACGGTAGTGACGCCGGCGAACTCACGGCGCAATTTGCGGGCGATCATCGGCTTGAGCAGCCAGCCCAAGGCGCCGGCAAAGCGCGGGAAGCGAAAGTGGGTCAGGATGTCCAGAAAGGCCTTGTCACTGAACAGACGTGCCAGCACTGCCGGGACTTCGCTGTCGTTGTAAGGTCGGATGGTATCGAATTCGCCCATCATGCTCTCTTGTTAGAAACGGCTAGGGTAAGTAAAGGAAACACCAGGGTGCGGCACGAGTAATGGGCCCGGCCGAAAATAGCCCTGTCAATAGACCGGCGATTATACGCACAAGTCACCTTGGAGGCTGCGATGCTGGAAAACGCGACGTACGATTGTCCTTATTGTGGTGAAGTGGTCGAGACAACGGTGGATTTGTCCGGAGGGGATCAGACTTATATAGAGGACTGCCAGGTGTGTTGCCGGCCGATCATTTTCGATCTGCAGGTCCATGGGGAAGAGTGGATGCTCGAAACCCGTAGCGAAAACGAATAACGGGTACGCCCATGCAACGAATTTATGAGCCGGAAAACCTGATGGAGGGCGAGCTGCTACAACAGATGCTCGCCAGTGAAGGCATCGAGGCGCACCTGGTGGGCCGTCATCTGCTCGGCGGCACCGGCGAATTACCCATTTTCGGCCTGCTGGGCCTGGAGGTGGACAACGACCGGGCCATGGACGCCCGCGAGCTGATTACCGCCTATATCGGCGCGCAACCGCTGCCCGGTGACGAACCCGACAGCTTCCCTGATGTGCTGGTCTGTTAGGCTGTCGGTCGGTTTACCCAAGAGTCGTGTTGCCCCATGTGTGGACGTTATGCCCTGTTTCGCTGGAATCCCGCTTTCGCTGCCTTGCCGGGCTTCCCGGCCGACCAGCAGGCTCAGTGGAACATCTCCCCGAGTGATTCGGTGCTGATCCAGCGCGCCACCGATGGCCAGCGCACCCTGGCCCGCGCCCGCTGGGGCCTGACGCCGCCCTGGTTGACCGATCTGTCCCGCACGCCCGCCCATGCCCGCGCCGAAACCCTGGCCGAACAACCGATGTTCCGCGAAGCGTTCCGCCAGCGCCGTTGCCTGCTGCCCGCCAATGGGTTTTACGAGTGGCGTGGCACCCAGCGCAAACGGCCGTACTGGCTGACGCCGGGGGAGGGTTCCACGTTGTTTTTTGCGGCGATCTGGGAAGCGTATCCGGTGCAGGAGCAAGTGTGGCTGAGTACGGCGGTGGTGACCCAGGCTGCCCAGGCTCAGCGACGGCCGCTGATTCTGGATGAGGCCGGGCAGGAAGCCTGGCTCAATCTCGAGACGCCGCTGCATGTGTTGCAAGGCCTATTGGCCAGTGAACCCGTCGTGTTGCGCGAGCGGGTCCTGGCCAACATGGTCAACGATCCGAAGCTCAATGGGCCGGAGTGCCTGACGCCGGCGTGAGTCAGTAAGTGTTGGGTTAGGTTGACTGGCCCCTTCGCGAGCAAGCCCCACATTTGGATGTGTGAGCACAGTCAAAATGTGGGGATTGCTCGCGAAGACGGCCTCAAACCACCGAAAATCCCTAGACCTTGAACTGATTGATCAAGCGCCGCTGCTGCTCCGCCAGCTTGGTCAAGTCCGCACTGGCCGCGCTGGATTCATCCGCGCCACCCGCCACTTCATTGGCCACCTGGCCGATATTGATCACGTTGCGGTTGATGTCCTCGGCCACCGCGCTCTGTTCTTCGGCGGCACTGGCGATTTGGGTGTTCATGTCGTTGATCACCGATACTGCCTGGGTGATCGTCTCCAGCGCTTCGGCCGCCTTGGCCGCGTGTTGCACGCTTTCATCGGTGCGAGTCTGGCTGTCCTCCATCACCCGCACCACGTCCCGCGTGCCTTGTTGCAACTGCTGGATCATGGTCTGGATTTCTTCGGTGGCCTTTTGCGTTTTTTGCGCCAGGTTGCGCACCTCGTCGGCGACCACGGCAAAACCACGACCTTGCTCGCCGGCCCGTGCGGCCTCGATGGCGGCGTTGAGCGCCAGCAGGTTGGTCTGCTCGGCAATCCCGCGGATAGCGGTGAGGATGGCGTTGATGTTTTCGCTGTCCTTGGCCAGGGTTTGCACCACGCCCACTGCCTTGCCGATTTCCTCGGCGAGCGCGCCGATGGAGGTGGAGGTGTCACGCACGATGCGCATGCCTTGGCTCGCGGCCTGGTCGGCATGGCTGGCGGCCTGCGCAGCCTGGGTGGCGTTGCGTGCAACGTCTTGCGCAGTGGCGGTCATCTCATGCACGGCGGTGGCCACCTGATCGATTTCCACCATTTGTTTATGCACGCCCTGATTGGTGCGAATCGCGATGTCGGCCGTGTGCTCCGACGAGTCGCTGACCTTCTGCACCGAACTCACCACCTGGGTGATCATGCCTTGCAGCTTGATCAGGAAGGTGTTGAAACCGGCGGCAATCGCGCCCAGTTCATCGGCGCGATCACTGGTCAGGCGCCGGGTGAGGTCGCCTTCGCCCTGGGCGATATCATTGAGCATGGCGACCATTTGCTTGAGTGGCCGGGCGATGCCGTGGCCCACCAGCCAGATCACCAGCAGGCCGATACCGGCAATCAACAGTCCGGCGATGGTCATGCCGAAAATGTCGGTCTTGCGCTGGGCTTCCAGGTCGCTTTGCAGTTTCTGCGAGTCAGCCATTACCGCACTCAGCGGCAGTTGCATCATCAAGGTCCAGCGCGCATCGGTCTGGCCGATGTTGAACGGCAGGAACAACTCGATATGCCCGTGCTCCTTGTCGATGTCGTAGCGGACCTCGCCGATTTTCAGCTGGCCGAGGTTGGCCAGTTCGTTGCTGTCGAGCAGGTCGCTGACCTTCTCGCCAAGCTTGCCGGCGTCCTTGGTGTAGGCCACCAGGCGGCCGTTGCTGGAGATCAGCGCCAGTTCACCGGCACCGTTGTAGAGTTTTTGATCGGCGCTGGTGAGCATGTCCTGGATGAAGTTCACCGAAAGGTCGGCACCGACGATGCCTTGGAAGGTGCCGTCGATCATGATCGGCTCGATGAACGAAGCCAGCATCACCATCGCGTTGCCCACCTTATAAGGGGCGGGATCGATGGCGCAGGCCTTTTGGGTTTCTTTGGAGCACAGGTAGTACTCACTGGCGCGCACGCCGGTGGAGAGGATGTTCTGGTCTTTGACGTCGGCGAGCTTGTCCAGGCCCAGGCTGCCATCGGCGTTGCGATACCACCATGGCAGGAAGCGACCGTCTGCGGCCATGCCGACAATGGGACTGTTTACATAAGCGGCGTCATTGTGATCGATCGCGTTGGGCTCCCAGCCAATGTAGGCGCCGAGGATCTTCGGGTTGCGCACCACGGTCTCGTGCAGCAGGTTGATCAGCTGCTCGCGGCTGACTTGCAGGGCCGGTTCGCCCTTGCCGTTTTTCATGCCGAGCAGGGCGTTGGCGGTGGCCAGGCTCTTGGCGGTCACCAGCGGCGCTTCAAGCTCGCGCTGGATCAAGGTGGCCTGGGTTTGCGCCAGGGCGGTCAGGCGTTGCTCGATAATTTGTTCGAACTGCACCTGGGTGCGATCCTGCACCATCTCTTGGGTCCGCGCCCCGGCAAACAAGGCATACAGCACCAGCACTGCAACCACGCTCAGGACAATGGCCCCGGCCAGTGCCGCGACAGAAAATTGGATCGACTTGAATTTCATGAAAGCTCCGGGCACAGGAGAGGAGGCCTGTTTTGTGTATCGGCCAGGGGCAGGATGGGCATGAGGGAGGAGCCGGCAAAAATAGTGTCATGTGTCGTAAACGGAATGTTCGATGCCGCTGGCGGGGTGTGAGATGTATCGGAAAATCAGCGGTTACACGTCTGGTGTATCTGGCGCCGTTACAAATGTGCGCCTACGATACGCGCCATGTTTTCAGGGCGTGCCTTTTCAGGGAGAGTGTTGATGAAAAAATCATTGGTAATAAGTGGTTTGGTTGCGGCGATGCTGCTGGCCGGTTGTCAGTCGGTCAACACCACCAGCGGCGGCGCCGTTGGGGTTGAGCGCAAGCAGTACATGTTCAGCATGCTGTCGAGCCAGGAAGTCGACCAGATGTATGCTCAGTCGTACCAGCAAACGCTGGGCGAAGCCAATAGCAAGGGCCAGGTAGACAAGACCAGTGCCAACGCCAAGCGCGTGCAGGCCATCGCTAACCGCTTGATCGCCCAGGCGCCGACGTTCCGTGCGGATGCGGCGCAGTGGAAGTGGGAAGTGAACCTGATCAAGAGCGACGAGATGAACGCCAATTGCGGGCCTGGCGGCAAGATCTTCGTGTACAGCGCCTTGATCGACAACCTCAAGCTCACCGATGACGAGTTGGCCGCCGTGATGGGCCATGAAATTGCCCACGCCTTGCGTGAACACGGCCGTGAAGCCATGTCCAAGGCCTACGGAATCGAGATGGCCAAGCAGGGCGCCGGTGCGTTGTTCGGTCTCGGCCAGGACAGTCTGGCACTGGCCGATACCGTGGCCAACTACGGCATGACCTTGCCCAACAGCCGCAGCAATGAAAACGAAGCCGACCTGATCGGCCTGGAACTGTCGGCCCGCGCCGGCTACAACCCGAACGCCGCCATTACGCTGTGGAACAAGATGGCCAAGGCTTCGGAAGGCGCGCCGCCGGAGTTCATGAGCACTCACCCAGCGTCCGACAGTCGAATCGCCTCGTTGCAGGCGGCGATTCCGAAGGTGATGCCGCTGTACCAGCAGGCCAAAAAGTCCTGAAGGGTTGAGGGTTTCCATGCCAGGCATGGGAACCCTCATCGATTTAGATCCACCCGCTGCTCTGCATGGCCTTGTACACCGCCACAATCGCCAGGATAAAAAACGCCGAAGCCGCCAGTCGACGAATCAAGGTCAACGGCAGTTTCTCCGCCGCAAAATTCCCCGCCAACACCACCGGCACGTTGGCAATCAGCATGCCTAGGGTCGTCCCGATAATCACCAGCCACAACTCCGGGTACTGGGCCGCCAGCATCACCGTGGCGATCTGTGTCTTGTCACCGATTTCCGCCAGGAAGAACGCGATCAGCGTGGTCAGGAACGGGCCGAATTTACGTGTGGTGCTGGCTTCGTCATCGTCGAGTTTGTCCGGCACCAGGGTCCACAACGCCGTGGCGCAGAAGCTCGCCGCGAGGATCCAGTGCAACACCGCATCCGAGAAGAAACTGCCGAACCAGGCCCCTACGGCACCGGCGGCCGCATGGTTGGCCAGGGTCGCGGCGACGATGCCGGCGATGATTGGCCAGGGTTTGCGAAAGCGTGCGGCAAGTATGAGCGCGAGCAGCTGCGTCTTGTCGCCGATTTCGGCCAAGGCAACGATTGCGGTAGGAACGAGTAATGAATCCAGCATCAGGTAGGTTTCCAGGGGCGGGTCGACACGGCTATGACACGTACAGCCTTCCCGCCCCGGGTAAGGTGTGCGTGTCATAGGTCTTGTCAAACCCCGGTCCGTCTGTGCGGACTCCTGGGTCGCATACGCCATGGTCTGCTGACCAAGTATGTTGACGTATGCCGGACGAGCGTGGCGCTCGTGGGAGACTACTCCCCTAGGACGGAGCGGATTTTGCCTAGGCAAAATCCATTCGGCAAGCCTTCTTTTTCAAACGCCCGTCAGCCGCGCTTTGCACGGTAGATGCGAAAACCATTGCCCTCGGCCTTGATCGCGCACACGCCCAGGTGCTCTTCGATCAGCGGTTGGTACTTCAGGAAGCTGTTGGCAACCAAACGGAGTTCGCCGCCTTTTGCCAGGTGTTTCGCCGCTTTTCGCAGCAGATTCTCGGTGGCGAAATAATCGGTATGCACGCCGACATGGAACGGTGGGTTGCTCAAAATCGCGTTCAAACCCAGCGGTGCTGCATCGATGCCATCACCGGTCAACACCTCGGCCTCCAGACCATTGGCGGCCAGGGTCAAGCGACTGCTGGCGGCGGCAAATGCATCCACGTCCAACAGGGTCACAGTGTTATGCGGATAGCGACGTTTGACCGCAGCCCCCAACACGCCGGCGCCACAACCGAAGTCCAGCAGATGGCCGCTCGGCAGCTTGTCCAGGTGCTCCAGCAGCAGCTCGGTGCCACGATCCAGACGCCCGTGGCTGAACACGCCCGGCAAACTCACCACTTTAAGCGGACCCTCGGCCAGCGGCACGTCGAAGACCTGCGCAAGGCTCTCCAGTTCGACCGTTTGGGGGGCATTGGCCACGGTGATCTGCCATAGCTGGCAATGCCGCGCGCTGTCGAGCTTGCGTGGTTTGCCGAAGGGGATCAGCTGTTTGGCGGCGCTTTCGATCCCGGCTTTCTTCTCGCCGACCAAAAACAGCTCGGCGCCGGGCAAGCGCGAAGCTACGGCGTTGAGCAGGTAGTCGGTGAGGTCCTTGGACTTGGGCAGAAAGATCACTGCCGCATCAAATGCCCGCTCGGGCACGTTCACGCCGAATTGGCTGCGCTCGGGGAAGCGTGCATCGAGTGCCGCCTGATCGCCGGCATGCCAGCACCAACCGTGGGCGCTGGGCAGGCGACCCAGCAGGTCGTCGGCAGGCAAGCCCACCAACAGCAGGTTGCCTTGAAAAAGTTCGGCCTGACGAAGCAGTACTTCACTGCGCGGATCCATGGTCTGCTCCTTGAAAAGGGGCGCAGTTTATCAACTGACGACGCGCAGCGGGGCGCCGTCGAAAAAGCCACGGGCGTTTTCCGCCAGTTGGCCGACGATGCGCTGGCGGGCTTCACGACTGCCCCAGGCGTTATGCGGGGTAACGATCAGCCGCGGGATATCGCCGGCCAGCAGTGGGTTGCCGTTGACCGGCGGTTCCACGCTCAGTACATCGGTGGCCGCGCCGCCCAGATGGCCGCTGCGCAAGGCGTCCGCCAGGGCCTGTTCGTTGATCAAACCACCGCGCGCCGTGTTGACCACAAACGCCCCAGGCTTGAGCAGCGCCAGCTCGCGGGCGCCGATAAAGTCGCGGGTGTGTTCGTTGAGCGGGCAGTGCAGGGTGAGTGCGTCCACCTGGGCCAGCAGTTCATCCAGCGGCACGCGGTCAGCGCGGGCCGGGCGGCCAGGGATAGCGCCGAGCAGGACACGCATGCCGAACGCTTCAGCCAGTCGCGCGACTGCGCCGCCCAATTCACCGTGGCCGAGCAGGCCGAGGGTCTTACCTTCCAGCTCGACAATCGGGTGGTCCAGCAGGCAGAACTGTTTGGCCTCCTGCCACTTGCCGGCGCTGACATCCCGTTGATAATCCTTAAAGCGCGTCGCCAGGTTGAGCAACAGCATGATCGTGTGCTGCGCCACCGACGGCGTGCCATAGCCCTGGCAGTTGCTCACGGTGATGCCACGGGCGCGGGCGGCTTGCAGGTCGACATTGTTGGTGCCGGTGGCCGAGACCAGGATCAGCTTGAGTTCCGCGCAGGTCGCCAGGGTTTCGGCGCTGAGGGCGATCTTGTTGCTGATGACCACGTGGGCGCCTTGCACGCGTTCGATCACGTTCTGCGCCGTGGTGTCGGTAAACAACTGCAGCTCGCTGAAGCTGCCTCGCAGCTCACTGAGGTCGAGGTCCCCCAGGTCCAGGGACGGGTGATCAAGGAAGACGGCGCGGCGATTGTTCGTCATCAACTGTACCTTTTGCGACAGGGTTCGAAGGCGTAATCTTTCGAGCCTATCAGATGAAATAATCAGTTACTTAATTGGAGTGAGCATGTACGCCGCCGAATTTTTGACCGTAGCCCTGATTCACTTGTTGGCGGTGGCCAGCCCCGGCCCGGATTTCGCGGTGGTGGTGCGTGAGAGTGTCACTCACGGCCGCCGCGCCGGGACCTGGACTGCACTGGGCGTCGGCTCGGCGATTTTCCTGCACGTGGGGTATTCGTTGCTCGGTATCGGCTTGATCGTGTCCCAGTCCATCGTGCTGTTTAACGCGCTCAAGTGGGCGGCGGCGGCCTACCTGTTGTACATCGGTTTCAAAGCCCTGCGCGCGCAACCGGCCAAGCCTGCCGCCGAAGGCGAGTTGCATCGCGAAGCCGGCGAGCGCACCCCGCGTGGCGCCTTCACTGCCGGTTTCGTAACCAATGGCTTGAACCCCAAGGCCACGCTGTTCTTCCTGTCGTTGTTCACCGTGGTGATCAACCCGGACACGCCCCTGGCGATCCAGGCCGGTTACGGCGTGTACCTGGCGGTGGCGACGGCGCTGTGGTTCTGCCTGGTGGCGATGCTGTTCAGCCAGCAGCGCGTGCGCGCCGGGTTTGCGCGGATGGGGCACTGGTTCGATCGGACCATGGGCGCGGTGTTGATTGCCATTGGCGTGAAACTGGCCTTCACCAGCATGAAATAGGCCGGATGCTGGCGCAAAGCTAGCATTCATTGGGGTCTGCAAATCATTCCTTTGGCTGATTTGGCTGAAACATTAGCGCTCTACAGTGCAGTTCTTTCAGCCAAGACCGTGCAGTCATTAAAGGGATTCGTATGTTGCAGACCCGCGTCATTCCACCCGCCGAAGGTGCGTACCAATACCCGCTGTTGATCAAACGCCTGTTGATGTCCGGCACCCGTTACGAGAAGACCCGGGAAATCGTCTACCGCGACAAACTGCGCTACACCTACCCGACCCTGATCGAGCGGGTCGCACGGCTGGCCAATGTGCTGACTGAGGCGGGTGTCAAGGCCGGTGATACCGTCGCCGTGATGGACTGGGACAGCCATCGCTACCTGGAATGCATGTTCGCCATCCCGATGATTGGCGCGGTGATCCACACCATCAACGTGCGCCTGTCGCCGGAACAGATCCTCTACACCATGAACCACGCCGAGGACCGCTTTGTGCTGGTCAACAGCGAGTTCGTGGGGCTTTACCAGGCCATTGCCGGGCAACTGACCACCGTTGACAAGACCCTGCTGCTCACCGATGGCGAATCCAAGACCGCCGAGCTGCCCAATCTGGTGGGCGAGTACGAAACCCTGCTCGCCGCCGCCAGCCCAAAGTATGACTTCCAGGATTTCGACGAACACTCCGTCGCCACCACCTTCTACACCACCGGCACCACCGGCAACCCCAAGGGGGTGTATTTCACCCACCGCCAATTGGTGCTGCACACCATCAGCGTGGCGACCATCATGGGCAGCGTCGACAGCGTACGGTTGCTGGGCACCAACGATGTGTACATGCCGATCACGCCCATGTTCCACGTGCACGCCTGGGGCTTGCCGTATGTGGCGACCATGCTGGGCTTGAAGCAGGTTTACCCCGGCCGCTATGACCCGGAATACCTGGTGGAGCTGTGGCGCAAGGAAAAGGTTACCTTCTCCCACTGCGTGCCGACCATCCTGCAGATGGTGCTCAACGCCAAGGCTGCCCAGGATGTGGATTTCGGTGGCTGGAAAATCGTCATCGGCGGCAGTGCGCTCAACCGTTCGCTCTACGAAGCGTCCAAGGCCCGTGGCATTCAGTTGACTGCCGCCTACGGCATGTCCGAGACCGGGCCGCTGGTGTCCTGCGCCCACCTCAACGAAGAGCTGATGGCCGGCACCGAGGATGAGCGCACCACGTACCGCATCAAGGCCGGTGTGCCCGGGCCTTTGGTGGAAGCGGCGATCATCGACGGCGACGGCAACTTCCTGCCTGCCGATGGCGAGTCTCAGGGCGAGTTGGTGCTGCGCGCGCCGTGGCTCAGCGAAGGCTATTTCAATGAGCCGCAGAAGGGCGCCGAGCTGTGGGAAGGCGGCTGGATGCACACCGGCGACGTCGCCACGCTGGACGCCTTCGGGGTGATCGACATCCGCGACCGTATCAAGGATGTGATCAAGACCGGCGGCGAGTGGATCTCCTCCCTGGCTCTTGAAGACCTGGTCAGCCGTCACCCGGCGGTACGCGAAGTAGCGGTGGTGGGCATCGCTGATCCGCAATGGGGCGAGCGCCCGTTTGCCTTGCTGGTGGTGCGTGATGGCCATGTGATAGGGGCTCGCGAGCTCAAGGAACACCTCAAGCCGTTCGTGGAGCTGGGCCACTTGAGCAAGTGGGCGATTCCAAGCCAGATCGCCGTTGTTACGGAAATTCCCAAGACGAGCGTAGGAAAACTCGATAAAAAACGTATCCGTATCGACATCATCGAATGGCAGGCCAACAACAGCACCTTCCTGTCCACTCTCTGAGCCGGTTTGCCGTGGCCATGTGGCACGGCAATGCTCTATCTCGCGCCTTCACTTGTGATTTGCCGATTTTCAGCCATCCTTGCCGCGTCGGCCTTCGCCGACGTGGCGAAAGGGTCGTGGCAGACGGGTCGGTGATGCAAATCACACTTTAGAGGGATCAAGCACTACCCCCTGCTGGCTATAGTCCCTTCCAGAGTTTTTCACGGATGTTCCGCTACGGGCCATGGGGGCTCGACTGCCGAGCGGCATTGGAATCGTTGTATTCCGGCCGTTACATGCATCACAGAAAGAACTCACTGCCATAACAATAAAATGCACATGGAGTAGCGTCGATGACCTCAGTAAACCAGTTCTGGCGCCGGGCAAGACTGCCCCTGGCCGTCAGTCTCGCTTCTACGCTCGCCGGGCCCGCATTCGGCGTCAGTTTCAATATCGGTGAAATCGAAGGGAGTTTTGACTCGTCGCTTTCCGTGGGTGCGAGCTGGTCGACGGCCAAGCCCAACAAAGACCTGATTGGTGCAAATAACGGTGGTCGTGGCCTGTCCCAGACTTCCGATGACGGTCACCTAAACTTCAAGCGCGGTGAGACCTTCTCGAAGATCTTCAAAGGCATTCATGATCTGGAGCTGAAGTACGGCGATACCGGTGTATTTGTACGTGGCAAGTACTGGTATGACTTTGAGTTGAAAGACGAAAGCCGTGAGTTCAAAGACATCAGCGACAGCAATCGCAAGGAAGGTGCCAAGTCATCCGGTGGGCAGATTCTCGATGCCTTCATCTACCACAACTACAACATTGCCGATTTGCCGGGTAACGTGCGCTTCGGCAAGCAGGTGGTGAGCTGGGGTGAAAGTACCTTCATCGGCGGCGGTATCAACTCCATCAACCCGATCGACGTGTCAGCGTTCCGGCGTCCGGGGGCTGAAATCAAGGAGGGCTTGATTCCGGTCAACATGTTCTATGTGTCACAGACGCTGACGGATAACTTGTCGGCTGAAGCTTTTTACCAATTGGAGTGGGACCAGACCGTTACGGACAACTGCGGGACGTTTTTCTCGCAGCCGGACGTGATCTCAGACGGTTGCGACAATAACCTGCGAGTTCTCAACAAGCGCTCAACCATTCCGGGCGCTGCGTTCCCGACCTTGAATGCCCTGGGTGTAGACGTCAATAACGAAGGCGTACTGGTGCGTCGTGGCCCTGACCGTGATGCGCGGGACAGTGGCCAGTTCGGCGTGGCCATGCATTACAACTTCGAACCGCTGGATACCGAGTTCGGCGCGTACTTCATGAATTACCACAGCCGTGCGCCGATCTTCAGTGCGCAAGGTGCACCGTCCTCGGCTTATACCCGTCCGTTGGGGCCGCTGGCTGCGCTGCGTCCGCTGATCGTGGCCGGTAGCTCGAACTACTTCGTCGAGTACCCGGAAGATATCCGCCTCTACGGTCTGAGCTTCTCCACCACGCTACCTACGGGCACGGCCTGGAGCGGTGAGTTGAGCTACCGGCCGAATGCGCCGGTGCAACTGAGCACGACTGACATCCTGTATGCCGGTGTCACGCCCATTCCGGGCTTTGGCAATGCGTCCGTGCTGAAAGGGACGCCTGGCCAGGACCTGCATGGCTATAACCGCAAGGAAGTGACTCAGTTCCAGACAACCTTCACGCATTTCTTCGATCAGGTGATGGGCGCCAGCCGCTTGACCACCGTCGGTGAGATTGGTGTGACCCATGTGGGCGGCCTGGAAAGCAAGTCCGAGGCCCGTTACGGTCGTGATCCGGTGTTTGGTCCAGGTAGCCTGCCAGGCGGGTTCTGCAACGCCCTCAACAACTCGACGGCCACCGGCGCCGGTCTGCCCAATGCGGCAGGTCTGAACACCAACTGCAACAACGACGGTTACACCACCGCCACCTCCTGGGGCTACCGCGCTCGCGCCATCTGGGAATACCCGGATGTGTTCGCCGGCGTCAACCTCAAGCCAAACGTGGCGTGGTCCCATGACGTCAAAGGTTACTCGCCAGGCCCAGGCGGTAACTTCGAAGAAGGTCGCAAGGCGGTCAGCCTGGGCCTGGATGCCGAGTATCAAAACACCTACACCGCCAGCCTGGCCTACACCAACTTCTTTGGTGGCAAGTTCAGTACGGTGGATGACCGCGACTTCGTCGCGTTGAGCTTCGGCGCCAACTTCTAAGCACACGCATTTCAGGAAGACCAGAACATGAAAATAACCAAAAGTCTGTTGCACGTGGGTGTGCTTGGGCTGTCGATCCTGGCGAGCAACGTCATGGCGGCAGTGTCGGCGGATGAAGCCGCCAAGCTGGGCACGACCCTGACGCCGATGGGCGCGGAAATGGCCGGTAACGCGGCGGGCACCATTCCAAAATGGTCGCCGCTGCCAACCAACGCCGGCGCTGTTGACGCCCGTGGGTTCCTGGCCAACCCTTACGCCAGTGAGCAACCGCAATTCACCATCACTGCGGCGAATGTCGAGCAGTACAAAGACAAGCTGGCGCCGGGGCAGTACGCGATGTTCAAGCGTTACCCGGAAACCTTCAGGATGCCGGTCTACCCGACCCATCGCGGTGCCACGGTGCCAGCGGATGTGTTTGCCTCCATCAAGAAGAACGCCACCAACACCAACCTGGTGTCTGGCGGTAACGGCCTGGAAAATTTCGAAACCGCCGTGCCGTTCCCGATCCCGAAAAGCGGCGTGGAAGTGATCTGGAACCACATCACCCGCTATCG
This window harbors:
- a CDS encoding TMEM165/GDT1 family protein, whose amino-acid sequence is MLDSLLVPTAIVALAEIGDKTQLLALILAARFRKPWPIIAGIVAATLANHAAAGAVGAWFGSFFSDAVLHWILAASFCATALWTLVPDKLDDDEASTTRKFGPFLTTLIAFFLAEIGDKTQIATVMLAAQYPELWLVIIGTTLGMLIANVPVVLAGNFAAEKLPLTLIRRLAASAFFILAIVAVYKAMQSSGWI
- a CDS encoding CPXCG motif-containing cysteine-rich protein, producing MLENATYDCPYCGEVVETTVDLSGGDQTYIEDCQVCCRPIIFDLQVHGEEWMLETRSENE
- a CDS encoding SOS response-associated peptidase, translated to MCGRYALFRWNPAFAALPGFPADQQAQWNISPSDSVLIQRATDGQRTLARARWGLTPPWLTDLSRTPAHARAETLAEQPMFREAFRQRRCLLPANGFYEWRGTQRKRPYWLTPGEGSTLFFAAIWEAYPVQEQVWLSTAVVTQAAQAQRRPLILDEAGQEAWLNLETPLHVLQGLLASEPVVLRERVLANMVNDPKLNGPECLTPA
- a CDS encoding M48 family metallopeptidase: MKKSLVISGLVAAMLLAGCQSVNTTSGGAVGVERKQYMFSMLSSQEVDQMYAQSYQQTLGEANSKGQVDKTSANAKRVQAIANRLIAQAPTFRADAAQWKWEVNLIKSDEMNANCGPGGKIFVYSALIDNLKLTDDELAAVMGHEIAHALREHGREAMSKAYGIEMAKQGAGALFGLGQDSLALADTVANYGMTLPNSRSNENEADLIGLELSARAGYNPNAAITLWNKMAKASEGAPPEFMSTHPASDSRIASLQAAIPKVMPLYQQAKKS
- a CDS encoding 1-acyl-sn-glycerol-3-phosphate acyltransferase, translating into MGEFDTIRPYNDSEVPAVLARLFSDKAFLDILTHFRFPRFAGALGWLLKPMIARKLRREFAGVTTVATLQDKVEYYVDHTIDRATDGVTYTGVEQLKSGTAYLFLANHRDIVMDPAFVNYAVYHAGLPTPRIAIGDNLLQKPFVSDLMRLNKSFIVHRSITGRKEKMAAYNLLSAYINHSIRNDGASIWIAQAEGRAKDGDDRTESAILKMFHVSRKDEPFAEVIQSLNLTPVSISYEYDPCDTAKARELYIRATTGTYSKAPGEDDVSIALGITGYKGRVHINFAPPITERFEDTKLLAAEMDRQILGGYRLFPVHYLAYAQWSDADPQLQVPTAAEVFPADELAKAKTEWERRLSECPAEHRPFLVVQYATPVRNQYRVKAGIAL
- a CDS encoding class I SAM-dependent methyltransferase, giving the protein MDPRSEVLLRQAELFQGNLLLVGLPADDLLGRLPSAHGWCWHAGDQAALDARFPERSQFGVNVPERAFDAAVIFLPKSKDLTDYLLNAVASRLPGAELFLVGEKKAGIESAAKQLIPFGKPRKLDSARHCQLWQITVANAPQTVELESLAQVFDVPLAEGPLKVVSLPGVFSHGRLDRGTELLLEHLDKLPSGHLLDFGCGAGVLGAAVKRRYPHNTVTLLDVDAFAAASSRLTLAANGLEAEVLTGDGIDAAPLGLNAILSNPPFHVGVHTDYFATENLLRKAAKHLAKGGELRLVANSFLKYQPLIEEHLGVCAIKAEGNGFRIYRAKRG
- a CDS encoding putative signal transducing protein, which gives rise to MQRIYEPENLMEGELLQQMLASEGIEAHLVGRHLLGGTGELPIFGLLGLEVDNDRAMDARELITAYIGAQPLPGDEPDSFPDVLVC
- a CDS encoding methyl-accepting chemotaxis protein translates to MITQVVSSVQKVSDSSEHTADIAIRTNQGVHKQMVEIDQVATAVHEMTATAQDVARNATQAAQAASHADQAASQGMRIVRDTSTSIGALAEEIGKAVGVVQTLAKDSENINAILTAIRGIAEQTNLLALNAAIEAARAGEQGRGFAVVADEVRNLAQKTQKATEEIQTMIQQLQQGTRDVVRVMEDSQTRTDESVQHAAKAAEALETITQAVSVINDMNTQIASAAEEQSAVAEDINRNVINIGQVANEVAGGADESSAASADLTKLAEQQRRLINQFKV